A window of Candidatus Aenigmatarchaeota archaeon contains these coding sequences:
- a CDS encoding tyrosine-type recombinase/integrase, with amino-acid sequence MSIDKKYKSKNYDLIGKLIEEIKLRKYSYKTGKAYINVIRKFLKSGKTPREFLLDYQQKSNSTMRNNYFALKFFYRNVLRMDFKEDIPKPKRSLKLPVVLNRSEISKMIDLTQNPKHKVILSLLYYSGLRLNEAIKLKWNDIDFERKLIHIKSGKGKKDRIVFLHEKLEENLRLLGIRKYGLILLSERGKRYDERSVQKIVKKSAIKANINKKVTPHTLRHTFATHLLEAGADVRYIQHLLGHKDLKTTQIYTHIANKDIKKLANLL; translated from the coding sequence ATGTCAATTGATAAAAAATACAAATCAAAAAACTACGATTTGATAGGAAAGTTGATAGAAGAAATAAAACTAAGAAAATATTCCTATAAAACGGGAAAAGCGTATATAAATGTCATAAGAAAATTCCTTAAGTCGGGTAAAACCCCAAGAGAATTTCTATTAGATTATCAACAAAAAAGCAACTCAACTATGAGAAACAATTATTTTGCCCTGAAATTCTTCTATAGGAATGTCCTTAGGATGGACTTTAAAGAAGACATACCAAAACCAAAAAGAAGTCTTAAATTACCAGTTGTGTTAAACAGATCTGAAATTTCTAAAATGATTGATCTCACCCAAAATCCAAAACACAAAGTGATACTCTCCCTACTTTATTACTCGGGTTTGAGGTTGAACGAAGCCATAAAACTAAAGTGGAATGATATAGATTTTGAAAGAAAATTAATCCATATTAAAAGTGGCAAAGGTAAAAAGGACAGAATTGTTTTCTTACACGAAAAACTTGAGGAAAACTTGAGGTTGTTAGGTATAAGGAAATATGGTTTAATCCTATTGTCAGAAAGAGGAAAAAGGTATGACGAAAGATCTGTCCAAAAAATAGTCAAAAAATCGGCAATAAAAGCAAACATAAACAAAAAAGTCACCCCCCATACACTGAGGCACACCTTTGCAACCCATCTATTAGAAGCAGGAGCTGACGTTAGATACATCCAACACCTTTTAGGACACAAAGATTTGAAAACGACACAGATATATACACACATAGCAAACAAGGATATCAAAAAACTTGCAAATCTATTATAA